A stretch of the Argentina anserina chromosome 6, drPotAnse1.1, whole genome shotgun sequence genome encodes the following:
- the LOC126799732 gene encoding probable L-cysteine desulfhydrase, chloroplastic, with product MALRIIMFYRYYVPHLLLRQQNIQILGPKLSFHLSRASSYNYYRNLNHTDTQTNFSIKPKFSSFITDSEIQIEFSHHDPGVARINNGSFGCSPASVIAALQQWQLKWLRQPDHFYFNELQKGILKSRKAVKDLINAEDVDEISIVDNATTAVAIVLHQMQWAFSEGKFKKGDAVIILQCAYGAVKNSIKAYFSRAGGYVIEVPFQFPVKSSEEIVSEFQMALVKEKAGGRRVRLAMIDHVTSMPSVVLPVKKLVEVCRKEGVDQVFIDGAHGVGCVDVDVQEIGADFYTSNLHKWFFCPASVAFLYCRKSVTHSELHHPMVSHDYGKGLAIESGWIGTRDYSPSLVVPSAVEFTNRFEGGIEGIRRRNHDAVVEMGNMLAKAWGTNLGTPPDMCASMIMVGIPACLGVSSDDDALKLRTHLRENFGVEVHIYYQMPRHEEVATPAGYARVSHQVYNKVDDYYKFRDAINQLVSDGFTYT from the coding sequence ATGGCTCTTAGGATAATCATGTTCTACAGGTACTATGTTCCTCATCTACTTCTTCGTCAACAAAATATCCAAATCTTGGGTCCCAAGCTTTCATTTCATCTATCAAGGGCATCATCTTACAACTATTACCGCAACCTTAACCATACTGACACTCAAACCAATTTCTCCATCAAGCCAAAATTCTCTTCCTTCATTACagactctgaaattcaaattgAATTCTCTCATCATGATCCGGGTGTTGCCCGGATAAACAATGGCAGCTTTGGTTGCTCCCCTGCTTCTGTTATCGCTGCATTGCAACAATGGCAACTCAAGTGGCTGCGCCAGCCGGATCATTTCTACTTCAATGAGCTCCAGAAGGGGATACTCAAGTCAAGAAAAGCAGTTAAAGACCTCATCAATGCAGAGGATGTTGATGAAATTTCCATTGTAGATAATGCCACCACAGCAGTTGCCATAGTCTTGCATCAGATGCAGTGGGCCTTCTCTGAAGGCAAATTCAAAAAAGGAGATGCTGTCATCATACTGCAGTGTGCTTATGGCGCAGTGAAGAACTCAATCAAGGCCTATTTTTCGCGTGCTGGAGGGTATGTTATTGAAGTTCCATTTCAATTTCCAGTGAAATCCAGTGAAGAAATTGTTAGTGAATTTCAAATGGCTTTGGTGAAGGAAAAGGCTGGTGGAAGAAGGGTTAGGTTAGCTATGATTGATCATGTTACCTCCATGCCATCTGTTGTACTTCCAGTTAAGAAATTGGTTGAAGTTTGCAGGAAGGAAGGTGTTGATCAAGTTTTCATAGATGGGGCTCATGGTGTTGGGTGTGTAGATGTTGATGTGCAAGAAATTGGGGCAGATTTTTATACTAGTAATTTGCACAAGTGGTTCTTCTGCCCGGCTTCGGTTGCATTTTTATATTGTAGGAAGTCAGTCACACATTCAGAATTGCATCATCCTATGGTGTCTCATGATTATGGTAAAGGTTTGGCTATAGAAAGTGGCTGGATAGGGACTAGGGATTATAGTCCTTCTTTAGTTGTTCCTTCAGCTGTGGAGTTCACAAATAGGTTTGAAGGCGGCATTGAGGGAATCAGAAGGAGGAATCATGATGCAGTTGTTGAGATGGGGAACATGTTGGCAAAGGCTTGGGGAACTAATCTTGGGACTCCACCGGATATGTGTGCAAGCATGATCATGGTGGGAATACCGGCTTGCTTGGGGGTTTCAAGCGATGATGATGCTTTGAAGTTAAGGACACATTTGAGGGAGAATTTTGGTGTTGAAGTCCATATATATTACCAGATGCCGAGACATGAAGAGGTTGCAACACCAGCGGGGTATGCACGAGTTTCTCATCAAGTCTACAACAAAGTTGATGACTATTATAAGTTTAGAGATGCAATTAATCAACTTGTATCTGATGGGTTCACCTATACTTGA